Proteins found in one Acanthopagrus latus isolate v.2019 chromosome 3, fAcaLat1.1, whole genome shotgun sequence genomic segment:
- the rp9 gene encoding retinitis pigmentosa 9 protein has product MSGRKRTREKEERREHKRHKTSRQDMEKLKTHAKKLSQQVQTLKHVETFYEKPPPGFIKEHEDKPEDCIPAEPGNEAARSFLAHAPTKGLWMPLGKEVKVMQCWRCKRYGHRTGDKECPFFIKGNQKLEQFRVAHEDPMYDVIRENKRNEKETRIQQLQQLLQDTTSSNSDSSSSSSSSSSSDHHRSKKRKKRKDKKKKDKKKRKRKRKHKSSKTSDCSDSD; this is encoded by the exons ATGTCGGGCAGAAAGCGAACTcgagagaaggaggagagacgagagcacaagagacacaagacctCCAGACAGGATATGGAGAAACTCAAAACACATGCGAAGAAACTCAGCCAGCAAGTCCAAACACTGAAACACGTCGAGACGTT CTATGAGAAACCTCCGCCAGGATTCATAAAG GAACATGAGGACAAACCGGAGGACTGCATTCCTGCCGAACCAGGAAATGAGGCGGCCAGGAGCTTCCTGGCTCACGCCCCTACCAAGGGGCTGTGGATGCCTCTGGGGAAGGAGGTGAAGGTGATGCAGT GTTGGAGATGCAAACGCTACGGCCACAGGACCGGAGACAAGGAGTGTCCGTTCTTCATCAAAGGCAACCAGAAACTAGAGCAATTCAGAGTG GCTCATGAAGACCCGATGTATGACGTCATTcgggaaaacaaaaggaatgaaaaagaaacgAG gatccagcagctgcagcagctgcttcaggacACCACCTCCTCCAATTCAgacagctccagctcctcctcctcctcttcctcctctgaccACCATCGcagcaagaaaaggaaaaagaggaaggacaagaagaagaaggacaagaagaagagaaaaaggaaaagaaagcacAAATCCTCCAAAACCAGTGACTGCTCGGATTCTGATTGA